From a region of the Streptomyces venezuelae genome:
- a CDS encoding DUF3995 domain-containing protein: MPYRPETPAPTRAAALVASVLVVDALLHLYWTTGATWPAADDGSLSQAVLGTEVPFTPPVLVPLVALLLTAAAVVLAHSRRPRHRLLRLGTLAVAAGLSSRALAGIYWVFAKETGTPFHWLNLTVYTPLCAVLAVAALCVARGKDEARAR, from the coding sequence ATGCCGTACCGGCCCGAGACCCCCGCTCCCACCCGCGCTGCCGCCCTCGTCGCCTCGGTGCTCGTCGTGGACGCCCTGCTCCACCTGTACTGGACGACGGGCGCCACCTGGCCCGCGGCCGACGACGGGAGCCTGTCCCAAGCGGTTCTCGGTACGGAGGTGCCGTTCACACCGCCGGTCCTGGTCCCGCTCGTCGCCCTGCTCCTCACCGCCGCCGCCGTCGTCCTCGCCCACTCCCGCCGCCCCCGCCACCGGCTCCTCCGTCTCGGCACCCTGGCCGTGGCCGCGGGCCTCTCGTCACGCGCCCTCGCGGGGATCTACTGGGTGTTCGCGAAGGAGACCGGCACCCCCTTCCACTGGCTCAACCTCACGGTCTACACACCGCTGTGCGCCGTCCTGGCCGTCGCCGCACTGTGCGTGGCGCGTGGGAAGGACGAGGCGCGTGCCCGGTGA
- a CDS encoding TetR/AcrR family transcriptional regulator produces MTEETEKHGSGKRAADGALTLRERKKRETRQRISDEATMLFAARGFDQVTVAEVARAAQVSTMTVFNHFPRKEDLFLDRIPEAVELLTAAVRNRPAGETPLAALRALLLRLLDQRHPLAAVSDDFPYFWRVVLDSPALRARAREGVEEVEQALGDAIAETAPGGDGPGPRLAAALAIAAYRAVYVATARRLLAGERAADVADDHRSRVNGAFDALERALPPAPR; encoded by the coding sequence GTGACCGAGGAAACCGAGAAGCACGGCTCCGGAAAGCGCGCGGCCGACGGGGCGTTGACCTTGCGCGAGCGCAAGAAGCGCGAGACCCGGCAGCGGATCTCGGACGAGGCGACGATGCTCTTCGCGGCGCGCGGCTTCGACCAGGTGACCGTGGCGGAGGTGGCCAGGGCCGCCCAGGTCTCCACGATGACGGTCTTCAACCACTTCCCCCGCAAGGAAGACCTCTTCCTGGACCGCATCCCCGAAGCCGTCGAGCTCCTCACCGCCGCGGTACGGAACCGCCCGGCCGGCGAGACCCCGCTCGCCGCACTGCGCGCTCTGCTGCTCCGGCTCCTGGACCAGCGCCATCCGCTGGCGGCGGTGAGCGACGACTTCCCGTACTTCTGGCGCGTCGTGCTGGACTCACCCGCCCTGCGGGCGCGGGCGCGCGAAGGCGTCGAGGAGGTGGAACAGGCGCTGGGGGACGCGATCGCCGAGACCGCCCCCGGCGGTGACGGCCCCGGCCCCCGCCTCGCGGCGGCACTGGCCATCGCCGCGTACCGGGCCGTCTACGTCGCCACGGCCCGCCGCCTGCTCGCGGGCGAGCGCGCGGCGGACGTGGCCGACGACCACCGGTCGCGGGTGAACGGCGCGTTCGACGCCCTGGAGCGCGCCCTTCCTCCGGCGCCCCGATGA
- a CDS encoding lasso peptide biosynthesis B2 protein, producing the protein MVVEHLTEAPSWGTIESAAALTRPARAPWTWRLAALPVLLATAAAGAVGRHGGRFRRLVRLGCIGRALPLASPEQAQAAVRAVRWASRIVPARWACLEQSSAAALLLALAGVRGEWRHGIAGDPVRLHAWIVDWQGRPVEEPPDTALYAVTYTPDGPGPARRGPHRRTT; encoded by the coding sequence ATGGTGGTGGAGCATCTGACCGAGGCCCCGTCGTGGGGAACCATCGAGTCCGCAGCGGCCCTCACGCGCCCGGCAAGGGCTCCGTGGACATGGAGGCTCGCTGCCCTGCCCGTGCTCCTTGCAACAGCCGCTGCGGGCGCCGTGGGACGGCACGGCGGAAGGTTCCGCCGTCTCGTACGCCTGGGGTGCATCGGCCGCGCATTGCCCCTGGCCAGCCCGGAGCAGGCACAGGCAGCTGTACGGGCGGTTCGGTGGGCTTCGCGAATCGTGCCCGCCCGGTGGGCCTGTCTGGAACAGTCGTCCGCTGCGGCTTTGTTGCTGGCCCTGGCCGGGGTGAGGGGCGAGTGGCGCCACGGGATCGCGGGTGACCCGGTGCGCCTGCACGCATGGATCGTTGACTGGCAGGGGCGGCCCGTGGAGGAGCCGCCGGATACCGCGCTGTACGCGGTGACGTACACGCCGGACGGACCTGGCCCCGCTCGAAGGGGGCCACACAGGAGGACGACATGA
- a CDS encoding GNAT family N-acetyltransferase, with product MSDTTEPLILLRGQRLALGQPRREMLPHYHRWENDPGTILGYGNQFPQAWEVREKGWDGQRGNRNYQQFEILDGSEPVGMTVLIVNTFVHNAEFVIVIAPEHRGKGYATEATRLTLDWAFHLGALRTVWLKVLEPNAAGVTAYEKAGFKQSGRLRQSGFWLGKPVDELLMDALPEDFEGPSAVK from the coding sequence ATGAGCGACACGACCGAACCGCTGATCCTCTTGCGCGGGCAGCGCCTCGCGCTCGGTCAGCCCCGCCGGGAGATGCTCCCCCACTACCACCGGTGGGAGAACGACCCGGGGACGATCCTCGGGTACGGCAACCAGTTCCCTCAGGCGTGGGAGGTGCGGGAGAAGGGCTGGGACGGACAGCGCGGGAACCGCAACTACCAGCAGTTCGAGATCCTGGACGGCTCCGAACCCGTCGGAATGACCGTTCTCATCGTCAACACGTTTGTCCACAACGCCGAGTTCGTGATCGTCATCGCCCCCGAGCACCGGGGCAAGGGCTACGCGACCGAGGCGACCCGCCTGACCCTGGACTGGGCTTTCCACCTCGGTGCACTGCGCACGGTGTGGCTCAAGGTCCTGGAGCCCAACGCCGCCGGGGTGACGGCGTACGAGAAGGCCGGTTTCAAGCAGTCCGGGCGCCTGCGGCAGTCGGGCTTCTGGCTCGGCAAGCCGGTCGATGAGCTGCTGATGGATGCGCTCCCCGAGGACTTCGAGGGACCGTCCGCCGTGAAGTAG
- a CDS encoding RNA polymerase sigma factor produces the protein MDEDRTVRLVRAAQRGDTLAMAELLDVLTPYVGRVCAAIALDHGADAAQEALVAVFKSLRSLRDPAALHGWTRAIAVREAVRTARRAARTVPGDVSELPARGDPQLSADIRDVLDRLSPEHRAVLMLRDVEGLDERTAATLLGVRTGTVKSRLHRARDTFRKAWTS, from the coding sequence ATGGACGAGGACCGAACGGTCCGGCTCGTGCGAGCCGCCCAGCGCGGCGACACCCTCGCCATGGCCGAACTCCTCGACGTCCTCACCCCCTACGTCGGCCGCGTCTGCGCGGCCATCGCGCTGGACCACGGGGCGGACGCGGCGCAGGAAGCACTGGTGGCGGTCTTCAAGTCGCTGCGCAGCCTGAGGGATCCGGCCGCCCTGCACGGCTGGACCCGTGCCATCGCGGTGCGCGAGGCGGTCCGCACCGCCCGCCGCGCCGCCCGCACCGTCCCGGGCGATGTCAGCGAGCTCCCGGCCCGCGGAGACCCCCAGCTCTCCGCCGACATCAGGGACGTACTGGACCGGCTCTCCCCCGAACACCGCGCGGTGTTGATGCTGCGTGACGTGGAGGGCCTGGACGAGCGCACGGCGGCAACCCTGCTCGGCGTGCGCACGGGCACGGTGAAGTCCCGGCTGCACCGGGCCCGCGACACCTTCCGGAAGGCGTGGACGTCATGA
- a CDS encoding TetR/AcrR family transcriptional regulator has product MPKRVDHEERRAQIAEALIQVAGRRGLHAVGMRDVAAEAGVSLRLVQYYFETKEKLLFYGLRHLTDRFTARVGARLAAAGPDPGPRATVEALLLASLPTDEESRTFHLLYSSYAILSVTDEALAAQPFIDNPDAAENSLTGLLEQAQKAGLADPGADARTEAVSLLAMAATMGTSILVGQRGPESAIAVLRHHLDRIFKAAPGGSAGA; this is encoded by the coding sequence ATGCCGAAGCGTGTGGATCACGAGGAGCGGCGCGCCCAGATCGCCGAGGCGCTCATCCAGGTCGCGGGGCGGCGTGGACTGCATGCGGTCGGCATGCGGGACGTGGCCGCGGAAGCCGGGGTTTCGCTCCGGCTCGTGCAGTACTACTTCGAGACCAAGGAGAAACTGCTCTTCTACGGCCTCCGGCACCTGACCGACCGCTTCACGGCGAGGGTGGGCGCGCGCCTGGCCGCCGCCGGCCCGGACCCCGGCCCGCGCGCCACGGTGGAGGCGCTGCTGCTGGCCTCGCTGCCGACGGACGAGGAGAGCCGTACGTTCCACCTGCTGTACAGCTCCTACGCGATCCTGTCCGTGACCGACGAGGCCCTGGCCGCCCAGCCCTTCATCGACAACCCCGACGCCGCCGAGAACTCCCTGACCGGACTCCTCGAACAGGCGCAGAAGGCAGGACTGGCCGACCCGGGCGCCGACGCGCGCACGGAGGCGGTCAGCCTGCTCGCGATGGCGGCGACCATGGGGACCAGCATCCTGGTGGGCCAGCGGGGTCCGGAGTCCGCGATCGCGGTTCTCCGTCACCACCTGGACCGGATCTTCAAGGCCGCCCCGGGGGGTTCGGCGGGCGCGTAA
- a CDS encoding ABC transporter ATP-binding protein has translation MQNASPRTSAPKTPALEFSGLRHRIGDRTLFDGIDLRLHEGNSVAVMGPSGSGKSTLLSCALGLVKPEGVVRVADSDLGRMSRREQTRHRSRHIGVVFQFGELLPELTPVENVALAGLLAGADRKKTYKTASELLGSLGVPRHDRPTGTLSGGERQRTAVARALVNQPSLLLADEPTGALDDANRTAVAELLFDVPRRWPCALLVVTHDAQVAALADDTVHLVDGKLVPQEAR, from the coding sequence ATGCAAAACGCTTCACCGCGTACGTCGGCCCCGAAGACACCTGCACTGGAGTTCAGCGGGCTTCGGCACCGGATCGGCGACAGGACATTGTTCGACGGAATCGACCTGCGCCTCCACGAAGGGAATTCCGTCGCCGTCATGGGACCTTCGGGCAGCGGAAAGAGCACCTTGCTTTCCTGCGCCCTGGGACTCGTGAAGCCGGAGGGTGTCGTGCGGGTCGCGGACTCGGACCTCGGCCGGATGAGCCGGAGGGAGCAGACGCGCCACCGCAGCCGCCACATCGGCGTCGTCTTCCAGTTCGGTGAGCTGCTTCCCGAGCTGACGCCGGTGGAGAACGTGGCCCTCGCCGGGCTGCTGGCGGGCGCCGACCGGAAGAAGACCTACAAGACCGCCTCGGAACTGCTGGGCAGTCTCGGAGTACCGCGCCACGACCGGCCGACCGGCACCCTGTCGGGAGGCGAACGGCAGCGAACGGCCGTCGCGCGCGCCCTGGTCAACCAGCCGTCGCTGCTGCTCGCCGACGAGCCGACGGGCGCACTCGACGACGCGAACCGCACCGCGGTGGCCGAGCTGCTCTTCGACGTGCCCCGGCGCTGGCCGTGCGCCCTCCTCGTCGTGACGCACGACGCGCAGGTCGCCGCGCTCGCCGACGACACCGTGCACCTCGTGGACGGCAAGCTCGTCCCGCAGGAGGCCCGATGA
- a CDS encoding NUDIX hydrolase produces MKERVRAVLVTADDTMLVIRRTRPDVPEYWVLPGGGVEPGDESREAALHREIHEEIAGKADIVRLLHTMESGDERQLFYLARIASWSFEDRTGPEFSAEGRGEYALEQIPLTVAGLDGIDLKPEEISHVLRGAISAGSLGCEATY; encoded by the coding sequence ATGAAGGAACGAGTCCGCGCCGTCCTGGTCACCGCCGACGACACGATGCTGGTCATCCGCCGGACCAGGCCCGACGTCCCCGAGTACTGGGTCCTCCCGGGCGGCGGCGTCGAGCCCGGCGACGAGTCCCGGGAGGCCGCCCTCCACCGCGAGATCCACGAGGAGATCGCCGGGAAGGCCGACATCGTCCGGCTCCTCCACACCATGGAGTCCGGCGACGAGCGCCAGCTCTTCTATCTCGCCCGCATCGCGAGCTGGTCCTTCGAGGACCGGACCGGTCCCGAGTTCAGCGCCGAGGGCCGAGGCGAGTACGCGCTGGAGCAGATCCCGCTGACCGTGGCAGGGCTCGACGGCATCGACCTCAAGCCCGAAGAGATCAGCCACGTCCTGCGGGGCGCCATCAGCGCCGGAAGCCTCGGGTGCGAGGCAACTTACTGA
- a CDS encoding FAD-dependent oxidoreductase yields MNTDFDVVVAGGGPVGLMLACELRLGGARVVVVERRTEVDPTIKAGSVNTATAEAFYRRGMLPALAEVQQRSAERFQAFARARRQQTGRADAPPPRPPARFSGHFAGIMLNGELLDAADPDFVNAGPARDVSLVPQQEIERILAERARRLGVEVRSGTELTGFDADEGGTEVRVVRAADGSAEAVRAAWLVGCDGGRSAVRKLAGFAFPGTDPQITGRQALVEMTGSEALGTGWNHTDTGVYVHGPMPGRILTVEFDGPPADRETAVTAEELQRSLRRVSGTDVTITGVHTATRFTDNARQAADYRAGRVLLAGDAAHVHSPFGGQGLNLGIGDAMNLGWKLAAVVRGHAPEGLLDSYTAERHPVGAWVLDWTRAQIALMRPEPQARALRGVVADLTGSAAGTTYFAKKTAGVSHRYDLPGLPGSHPLVGRSAPDLELTDGTHLADLLHDGRALLLDLADDAELRAHAAGYGERVRVVTAARPGNGTGHNGLLVRPDGIVAWAAGAGGAGATPDAVASQDAPDGAATPGTGDAADTADTVAGLADALSRWFGAPDRAARIGGTTAAR; encoded by the coding sequence ATGAACACGGACTTCGACGTAGTGGTGGCCGGAGGCGGCCCCGTAGGACTGATGCTCGCCTGCGAGCTCCGGCTCGGTGGCGCACGCGTGGTGGTGGTCGAGCGGCGGACCGAAGTGGACCCGACCATCAAGGCGGGGTCGGTCAACACCGCGACCGCCGAGGCCTTCTACCGGCGCGGCATGCTGCCCGCGCTGGCCGAGGTCCAGCAGCGCTCCGCCGAGCGGTTCCAGGCGTTCGCACGCGCACGGCGACAGCAGACCGGCCGGGCGGACGCACCGCCCCCTCGCCCGCCGGCCCGGTTCTCGGGACACTTCGCCGGGATCATGCTGAACGGGGAGCTGCTGGACGCGGCCGACCCCGACTTCGTGAACGCCGGTCCCGCTCGGGACGTCAGCCTCGTACCGCAGCAGGAAATCGAGCGGATACTCGCCGAGCGGGCCCGCCGGCTCGGCGTCGAGGTGCGCAGCGGCACCGAGTTGACGGGGTTCGACGCCGACGAGGGCGGAACCGAGGTCCGCGTGGTCCGGGCCGCGGACGGCTCGGCCGAAGCCGTGCGCGCGGCCTGGCTCGTCGGCTGCGACGGCGGCCGAAGCGCGGTCCGCAAGCTCGCCGGGTTCGCCTTTCCCGGTACGGATCCGCAGATCACCGGCCGTCAGGCGCTCGTCGAGATGACCGGCTCCGAGGCGCTGGGGACCGGCTGGAACCACACGGACACCGGGGTGTACGTACACGGGCCGATGCCAGGCCGCATCCTCACGGTCGAGTTCGACGGCCCGCCGGCCGACCGGGAAACGGCGGTCACCGCAGAGGAGTTGCAGAGGAGTCTGCGCCGCGTCTCCGGCACCGACGTCACGATCACCGGGGTGCACACCGCCACCCGCTTCACCGACAACGCGCGCCAGGCGGCCGACTACCGCGCCGGCCGGGTCCTCCTGGCAGGGGACGCCGCGCACGTCCACTCGCCGTTCGGCGGCCAGGGACTGAACCTCGGGATCGGGGACGCGATGAACCTCGGCTGGAAGCTCGCCGCGGTCGTACGCGGGCACGCGCCGGAGGGGCTGCTGGACTCGTACACGGCCGAACGGCACCCGGTCGGGGCGTGGGTACTCGACTGGACCCGGGCGCAGATCGCCCTGATGCGGCCCGAACCGCAGGCCCGCGCGCTGCGCGGTGTCGTCGCCGACCTGACCGGGTCCGCCGCCGGCACCACGTACTTCGCCAAGAAGACCGCCGGCGTCTCGCACCGGTACGACCTTCCCGGCCTTCCCGGCAGCCATCCGCTGGTCGGCCGCAGCGCCCCGGATCTCGAACTCACCGACGGGACGCACCTCGCGGACCTGCTCCACGACGGCCGGGCACTGCTGCTCGACCTCGCCGACGACGCGGAACTCAGGGCGCACGCGGCGGGGTACGGCGAGCGCGTGCGCGTCGTCACCGCCGCCCGCCCGGGCAACGGAACGGGGCATAACGGACTGCTCGTGCGCCCGGACGGAATCGTCGCGTGGGCGGCCGGCGCCGGGGGCGCCGGGGCCACGCCGGACGCCGTAGCCTCCCAGGACGCTCCGGACGGCGCGGCCACGCCGGGCACAGGAGACGCGGCGGACACCGCGGACACGGTGGCCGGACTCGCCGACGCCCTGTCGCGGTGGTTCGGAGCTCCGGACCGTGCGGCCCGGATCGGCGGTACCACCGCGGCGCGTTGA
- a CDS encoding cupin domain-containing protein, with protein sequence MTIKDIGPEPQSFDLEEATLENTSYRAVAWSGKHLQLTLMSIPVGEDIGLEAHPETDQFLRLDAGRGRVQMGPTKDRLDFDREVEDGWAIFVPAGTWHNVTNIGDETLQLYAVYAPVHHASGKVHATAADAERDEDARNDDPPSWSVQPAHQPSDEHA encoded by the coding sequence ATGACCATCAAGGACATCGGGCCGGAACCTCAGAGCTTCGACCTTGAGGAGGCGACGCTCGAGAACACGAGCTACCGCGCGGTGGCCTGGTCCGGGAAACACCTTCAGCTGACCCTCATGTCCATCCCGGTGGGTGAGGACATCGGCTTGGAGGCGCACCCGGAGACCGACCAGTTCCTACGACTCGACGCAGGCCGGGGACGTGTCCAGATGGGCCCGACCAAGGATCGACTCGACTTCGACCGGGAGGTAGAAGACGGCTGGGCGATCTTCGTGCCCGCCGGCACTTGGCACAACGTCACCAACATCGGTGACGAGACCCTGCAGCTCTACGCCGTATACGCGCCGGTCCACCACGCTTCGGGGAAGGTGCATGCGACGGCCGCCGACGCGGAGCGCGACGAGGACGCGCGCAACGACGATCCGCCGAGCTGGTCGGTCCAGCCGGCTCACCAGCCGTCGGACGAGCACGCCTGA
- a CDS encoding alpha/beta fold hydrolase — protein sequence MPENTARVRRDVGRYVNDTLRDRYFAAEDVLRAMGAPARSETDVETSFGTTHVYRYGPADPAAASRTPIVLIHGAGYSSAMWFPNTPGLSLDRPVYALDTPGDANRSVHREPMWQPERAAQWMDEALDALGLDRVHLVGSSYGGWLVLNQAHLRPGRLASVTALDPGGLEKVGLRFFVWIFISLFATFAPKALRPRLAKWLDQPVLAIPEMRKWIQLGARAYRIRRPAPLPLTEDALRSIRTPLYLIMGKHSLLVHPKRQLERVPRLVRGARAEIITASGHGPQIDHPDVINARMLSFMEDADSLDPAAVDA from the coding sequence GTGCCCGAGAACACCGCCCGCGTACGCCGCGATGTCGGCCGCTACGTCAACGACACCCTGCGCGACCGCTACTTCGCCGCCGAGGACGTGCTCCGCGCGATGGGGGCGCCCGCCCGATCCGAGACGGACGTGGAGACGAGCTTCGGCACCACCCACGTCTACCGGTACGGGCCCGCGGATCCCGCCGCCGCGTCCCGGACCCCGATCGTCCTGATCCACGGCGCCGGCTACAGCTCGGCGATGTGGTTCCCCAACACCCCCGGGCTCAGCCTCGACCGGCCCGTCTACGCCCTCGACACCCCCGGTGACGCGAACCGCAGCGTCCACCGCGAGCCCATGTGGCAGCCCGAGCGCGCCGCGCAGTGGATGGACGAGGCGCTCGACGCGCTGGGCCTGGACCGGGTGCACCTCGTCGGCTCCTCCTACGGCGGCTGGCTCGTCCTCAACCAGGCCCACCTGCGGCCCGGACGGCTCGCCTCGGTCACCGCCCTCGACCCCGGCGGCCTGGAGAAGGTCGGCCTGCGCTTCTTCGTCTGGATCTTCATCAGCCTGTTCGCCACCTTTGCCCCGAAGGCGCTGCGCCCCCGGCTCGCGAAGTGGCTGGACCAGCCGGTCCTCGCCATCCCCGAGATGCGCAAGTGGATCCAGCTCGGCGCCCGTGCGTACCGGATCCGCCGCCCCGCGCCGCTGCCGCTGACGGAGGACGCGCTGCGGTCCATCCGGACCCCGCTCTACCTGATCATGGGCAAGCACAGCCTGCTCGTGCACCCCAAGCGCCAGCTGGAACGCGTACCGCGCCTCGTCCGCGGAGCCCGCGCCGAGATCATCACGGCGAGCGGACACGGCCCGCAGATCGACCACCCCGACGTGATCAACGCCCGGATGCTGTCCTTCATGGAGGACGCCGACTCCCTCGACCCGGCGGCAGTGGACGCGTAG
- a CDS encoding CAP domain-containing protein codes for MRYHDDEFTYGTDADAGTDTRSDGVGAAPARRGRARGAHGAAGGHRKSRRRTPLMAAAAVVLLAGAGSAYALISGGAPERTAATGSPSALAGRPDAADGLSAATASTTAAGGPAAGATAGPGATASAPASAPASAPVSAPPAQTKDAGQRSGAAATEGATKPTAPPTRTAPGSGPTGPDPKVPGARTTTQDVATAQALSLQLLNGERAAVGRPPLTLRQDLGDFARKWAEHMRNNGFAHSSSADRAYLKTGSRTWTGENIVWFSDASMTAQEAAEKFQSMWRHSSGHYKAQVNPDFTEVGVGLYHDSSGWWGVHNFSDGK; via the coding sequence ATGCGCTATCACGACGATGAGTTCACGTACGGCACGGACGCGGACGCCGGTACGGACACCCGCTCGGACGGTGTCGGTGCCGCACCGGCCCGGCGGGGCCGGGCGCGCGGCGCGCACGGCGCGGCGGGCGGCCACCGCAAGAGCCGTCGCCGGACTCCTCTGATGGCGGCGGCCGCCGTGGTGCTGCTGGCCGGGGCCGGCAGTGCCTACGCCCTCATATCCGGCGGGGCCCCGGAGCGCACCGCCGCGACGGGCTCGCCTTCCGCACTCGCCGGCCGGCCGGACGCGGCGGACGGCCTGTCGGCCGCCACGGCGTCCACGACCGCCGCCGGCGGTCCGGCGGCCGGGGCGACGGCGGGCCCGGGCGCCACCGCGTCGGCCCCGGCATCCGCGCCGGCGTCCGCACCCGTGTCCGCGCCGCCCGCGCAGACGAAGGACGCGGGGCAGCGCTCCGGAGCGGCAGCCACGGAGGGCGCCACCAAGCCCACCGCACCCCCGACCCGCACTGCTCCGGGAAGCGGTCCGACGGGACCGGACCCCAAGGTGCCCGGCGCTCGCACCACGACCCAGGACGTCGCGACGGCCCAGGCGCTGTCCCTGCAGCTGCTCAACGGCGAACGGGCCGCCGTCGGCCGGCCCCCGCTGACGCTCCGGCAGGACCTCGGCGACTTCGCCCGCAAGTGGGCCGAGCACATGAGGAACAACGGCTTCGCCCACTCCTCGTCAGCGGACCGCGCCTACCTGAAGACGGGCTCGCGCACCTGGACCGGCGAGAACATCGTCTGGTTCAGCGACGCCTCGATGACCGCACAGGAAGCCGCCGAGAAGTTCCAGTCGATGTGGCGCCACAGCTCCGGGCACTACAAGGCCCAGGTCAACCCGGACTTCACCGAGGTCGGCGTGGGCCTCTACCACGACTCCTCGGGCTGGTGGGGCGTGCACAACTTCTCCGACGGCAAGTGA